Proteins from a single region of Chloroflexota bacterium:
- a CDS encoding methyltransferase domain-containing protein: MEREQYDLMFAQEERHWWYVGMRRISTALLERHRPRVDRVNGRPLDVLDAGCGSGGMTRYLQRFGRVTGIDLAPEAVGLARTRGLTRLARSSVGSIPFRDGSFDIVTSFDVLYHLNVDDDRGALSEIHRVLRPGGVALIRLPAFDWIRGAHDEVVHTRHRYTREELTRKLESVGFLVERSTYANFLLFPLAPIKRYLELRSDTHEATDLWRPPGPFNRVLADLLSLESLAAMTVGLPWGLSVFAVARRVDPLPSPAVAAPLVAGTAAT, translated from the coding sequence ATGGAGCGCGAACAGTACGACCTGATGTTCGCTCAGGAGGAGCGACACTGGTGGTATGTGGGCATGCGACGGATCTCGACGGCGCTGCTGGAGCGGCACCGTCCGAGGGTGGATCGAGTCAACGGTCGTCCTCTGGACGTGCTGGACGCCGGCTGTGGCTCGGGCGGCATGACGCGCTACCTGCAACGGTTCGGGCGGGTGACGGGGATCGACCTGGCGCCGGAGGCGGTCGGGCTGGCGCGGACGCGCGGCCTGACCCGGCTGGCGCGCTCGTCGGTCGGCTCGATCCCGTTCCGCGATGGCTCCTTCGACATCGTGACGAGCTTCGACGTGCTGTACCACCTGAACGTGGACGACGACCGGGGCGCGCTCTCGGAGATCCACCGCGTGCTGCGCCCGGGCGGGGTCGCCCTGATCCGCCTGCCCGCCTTCGACTGGATTCGCGGGGCGCACGACGAGGTCGTCCACACCCGCCATCGGTACACGCGCGAGGAGCTGACTCGCAAGCTGGAGTCGGTCGGCTTCCTGGTCGAGCGGTCCACCTACGCCAACTTTCTGCTGTTCCCGCTTGCGCCGATCAAGCGCTACCTGGAGCTTCGCAGCGACACCCACGAGGCGACGGACCTCTGGCGTCCGCCCGGCCCGTTCAACCGCGTCCTGGCCGACCTGCTGAGCCTGGAGTCGCTGGCCGCCATGACGGTCGGGCTGCCGTGGGGGCTGTCCGTGTTCGCCGTTGCCCGGCGGGTCGATCCGTTGCCGTCCCCGGCCGTGGCCGCGCCGCTCGTGGCTGGGACGGCTGCGACCTGA
- a CDS encoding DegT/DnrJ/EryC1/StrS family aminotransferase gives MTTDTAVTRIPVFDLKAQYAALKSELDEAALRVMGSGWFIHGTEHAAFETEFAAYSEAEHGIGVATGTDAIRIALQALGVGPGDEVITVANVGMPPVVAVKEAGATPVFVDVDPLTRNIDPSKIAAAITPRTKVVLAIHLFGHPIDVDAIRKVIQPHGIKLLEDCAQAHGARYKGRRVGSMGDAAAFSFYPTKNLGAYGDGGFITTNDAEVADRARLLRGYGWRQRYISETHGVNSRLDELQAAILRVKLRHLDAANDERRRRASLYDESLEGITIPTTAPWAEPVYHLYVVEVDGRDELRAALQAAGVGTDVHYPLPSHLQPACADLGMGAGSLPVTESLAARVLSLPMYPELPLEHVERVAEIVSRLAAHR, from the coding sequence ATGACCACCGACACCGCTGTGACGCGTATCCCCGTCTTCGATCTGAAGGCGCAATACGCGGCGCTCAAGTCCGAGCTGGACGAGGCCGCGCTGCGGGTGATGGGGAGCGGCTGGTTCATTCACGGGACCGAGCACGCCGCCTTCGAGACGGAGTTCGCCGCCTACTCCGAGGCCGAGCACGGCATCGGCGTGGCCACTGGCACCGACGCGATCAGGATCGCGCTGCAGGCGCTGGGCGTCGGCCCCGGCGACGAGGTCATCACCGTCGCGAACGTCGGGATGCCGCCGGTGGTGGCCGTCAAAGAGGCCGGCGCGACGCCTGTCTTCGTGGACGTCGATCCGCTGACCCGCAACATCGATCCGAGCAAGATCGCGGCGGCCATCACGCCGAGAACGAAGGTCGTGCTGGCGATCCACCTGTTCGGCCACCCGATAGATGTGGATGCCATCCGCAAGGTCATTCAGCCGCACGGCATCAAGCTGCTCGAGGACTGCGCCCAGGCGCACGGCGCGCGCTACAAGGGCAGGCGCGTCGGCAGCATGGGCGATGCCGCCGCCTTCAGCTTCTACCCGACCAAGAACCTCGGGGCCTACGGCGACGGCGGGTTCATCACCACCAACGACGCGGAGGTGGCTGACCGCGCGCGGCTGCTGCGCGGCTACGGCTGGCGTCAGCGCTACATCAGCGAAACGCACGGCGTCAACTCGCGGCTCGACGAGCTGCAGGCGGCGATCCTGCGGGTCAAGCTGCGCCACCTCGACGCTGCCAACGACGAGCGTCGCCGCCGCGCCTCCCTCTACGACGAGTCGCTGGAAGGGATCACGATTCCAACCACCGCCCCATGGGCTGAGCCGGTCTACCACCTGTACGTCGTCGAGGTGGACGGTCGCGACGAGCTACGCGCGGCGCTCCAGGCGGCCGGCGTCGGGACCGATGTCCACTACCCGCTGCCCAGCCACCTGCAGCCTGCCTGCGCCGACCTCGGGATGGGGGCTGGCTCGCTGCCCGTAACCGAGTCGCTGGCGGCCCGCGTGCTCTCGCTGCCGATGTACCCCGAGCTGCCACTCGAACACGTGGAACGGGTCGCCGAGATCGTCTCGCGGCTCGCGGCCCACCGGTAA
- a CDS encoding NAD-dependent epimerase/dehydratase family protein produces MPYRAGRFYEGKRVMVTGGLGFIGSNLAARLVDLGANVLLVDSMIDATGANRFNISGIEDRVSTRLVDVRDALAMGRLVEGQDVIFNLAGQVSHIDSMRDPFTDLDINCRAQLSLLEACRQSNPTVKVIFASTRQIYGRPDYLPVDERHLLHPTDVNGINKMAGEWYHILYNNVYGLRACSLRLTNTYGPRMLVKNSRQTAIGWFIRQVLDDEEVQLFGDGSQLRDFTYVDDVADAFLRAGASDVSNGQVFNIGGDEPISLRDLLDVMIEIAGCGSYRLVPFPEDKKAIDIGSVYADDNKIRRALGWEPSTSLREGLKRTIAFYREHRHEYWGEQESRR; encoded by the coding sequence ATGCCGTATCGCGCGGGCCGCTTCTACGAGGGCAAACGGGTCATGGTGACCGGCGGCCTCGGGTTCATCGGCTCGAATCTCGCCGCACGGCTGGTCGATCTCGGGGCCAACGTCCTGCTGGTCGATTCGATGATCGATGCGACGGGCGCCAACCGCTTCAACATCAGTGGGATCGAGGATCGTGTATCGACGCGGCTGGTCGATGTCCGCGACGCGCTGGCGATGGGGCGGCTGGTCGAAGGCCAGGATGTGATCTTCAACCTGGCCGGCCAGGTCAGCCACATCGACAGCATGCGCGACCCGTTCACCGACCTGGACATCAACTGTCGGGCGCAGCTCTCGCTGCTGGAGGCGTGCCGGCAGTCCAACCCGACGGTGAAGGTCATCTTCGCCAGTACGCGCCAGATCTACGGGCGGCCAGACTACCTGCCCGTCGACGAGCGCCACCTGCTTCACCCAACTGACGTGAACGGCATCAACAAGATGGCCGGCGAGTGGTACCACATCCTCTACAACAACGTGTACGGCCTGCGCGCCTGCTCGTTGCGGCTCACCAACACCTACGGCCCGAGGATGCTGGTCAAGAACAGCCGCCAGACGGCCATCGGCTGGTTCATCCGTCAGGTGCTGGACGACGAAGAGGTGCAGTTGTTCGGGGATGGCTCCCAGCTGCGAGACTTCACCTACGTGGACGACGTGGCGGATGCGTTCCTGCGGGCCGGGGCGTCGGACGTGTCCAACGGGCAGGTCTTCAACATCGGCGGCGACGAGCCGATCAGCCTGCGCGATCTGCTGGATGTGATGATCGAGATCGCCGGCTGTGGCAGCTACCGGCTGGTCCCGTTCCCGGAGGACAAGAAGGCCATCGACATCGGCAGCGTCTACGCGGACGACAACAAGATTCGCCGCGCGCTCGGCTGGGAGCCCAGTACGAGCCTCCGCGAGGGCCTGAAGCGCACCATCGCCTTCTATCGCGAGCACCGGCACGAATACTGGGGCGAGCAGGAGTCACGTCGATGA
- a CDS encoding glycosyltransferase family 2 protein, with amino-acid sequence MPHSISAFFPAYNDAGTIASMVVTADRTLRAITDDYEVIVVNDGSPDHTAEVLADLQTRYPKLRVVTHAKNRGYGGALRSGFEHASKDLVCYTDGDAQYDPREFRLLYDNLTDDVDMVQGYKIRRGDPLHRVVIGRMYHTVVRAMFGLPIRDVDCDLRLIRRKVFDEVQLTQDSGVICVEMMTKIVQAGFKMTEVPVHHYHRAYGQSQFFNFRRVGRVGVDLIRLWLQLVLWRGLRQRTPARQARREG; translated from the coding sequence GTGCCCCACTCGATCAGCGCGTTCTTCCCCGCCTACAACGACGCCGGCACGATCGCCAGCATGGTGGTCACGGCGGACAGGACGCTGCGCGCCATCACCGACGACTACGAGGTGATCGTCGTCAACGACGGCAGCCCCGACCACACGGCGGAGGTGCTGGCCGATCTTCAGACGCGCTACCCGAAGCTGAGGGTCGTCACGCACGCCAAAAACCGAGGCTACGGCGGCGCGCTCCGCAGCGGCTTCGAGCACGCCTCGAAGGATCTGGTCTGCTACACCGACGGCGATGCGCAGTACGATCCGCGCGAGTTCCGCCTGCTGTACGACAACCTGACCGACGACGTCGACATGGTGCAGGGCTACAAGATCCGGCGCGGCGACCCGCTCCATCGTGTCGTCATCGGCCGGATGTACCACACCGTCGTGCGGGCCATGTTCGGGCTGCCGATCCGCGACGTGGACTGCGACTTGCGGTTGATCCGCCGCAAAGTCTTCGACGAGGTGCAGCTCACGCAGGACAGCGGCGTCATCTGCGTCGAGATGATGACGAAGATCGTCCAGGCCGGCTTCAAGATGACCGAGGTGCCCGTGCACCACTACCATCGCGCCTACGGCCAGTCGCAGTTCTTCAATTTCCGGCGGGTTGGGCGGGTGGGTGTGGACTTGATCCGTCTGTGGCTCCAGCTGGTGCTGTGGCGCGGACTCCGCCAGCGCACGCCGGCTCGGCAGGCGCGTCGGGAGGGCTGA
- a CDS encoding acyl-CoA/acyl-ACP dehydrogenase encodes MTTVPRTSTASHSPETETSTLPTGGEHDVVGLAERLAGEFRGRAAEFDRSAAFPFDHYRRMRETGYLKAGVPTELGGFGAGLATLAQAQQALARGCASTALAVNMHVYQVGAVADGWRTGAPVEATLRRVANDGIVLASTASEAVTPGEWRSDTIARRDGDGYRLNGRKAFCSQAPGMSVFRLIATDADSGDSLLISVPASAEGLRVVETWDTMGMRATASHDIALENVWVPDAMMGGIIPPKPLEHAAFTRSVIWFHCLLSSVYLGLAEEARAEAYRVLASEKRGTGRERSLTDVMIGELEADLLVATATRDRVVNALDQDRSDLQASLRQTILCKQIVTDKAMAIVNRAVELCGGRAYFRTSSLERLSRDVMAARFHPPAAPVSYQMVGQRTRQGWSTSA; translated from the coding sequence ATGACGACCGTGCCGCGCACATCCACCGCCAGTCACAGCCCGGAGACCGAGACATCCACCCTGCCGACAGGCGGCGAGCATGACGTCGTCGGGCTGGCCGAGCGGCTGGCCGGTGAGTTCCGGGGCCGCGCCGCCGAATTCGACCGGAGCGCCGCGTTCCCGTTCGACCACTATCGGCGCATGCGCGAGACCGGCTACCTGAAGGCTGGCGTCCCGACCGAGCTGGGCGGCTTCGGCGCGGGGCTGGCGACCCTGGCGCAAGCGCAGCAGGCGCTGGCGCGGGGCTGCGCCTCGACGGCGCTGGCCGTCAACATGCACGTCTACCAGGTTGGCGCGGTCGCCGATGGCTGGCGCACGGGCGCGCCGGTCGAGGCCACGCTCCGGCGCGTCGCCAACGACGGCATCGTGCTCGCCTCGACGGCGTCGGAGGCGGTGACGCCCGGCGAGTGGCGCTCGGACACCATCGCGCGGCGGGACGGCGACGGCTACCGGCTGAATGGGCGCAAGGCGTTCTGCTCGCAGGCGCCGGGCATGTCGGTGTTCCGGCTCATCGCGACCGACGCCGACAGCGGCGACTCGCTGCTGATCTCGGTGCCGGCCAGCGCCGAGGGCCTCCGCGTGGTCGAGACCTGGGACACGATGGGGATGCGCGCCACCGCCAGCCACGACATCGCGCTGGAGAACGTCTGGGTCCCGGACGCCATGATGGGCGGGATCATCCCGCCGAAGCCGTTGGAGCACGCCGCGTTCACCCGCTCGGTGATCTGGTTCCACTGCCTGCTGTCCAGCGTCTACCTGGGGCTGGCCGAAGAGGCTCGCGCCGAGGCGTACCGCGTCCTGGCCTCCGAGAAGCGCGGGACCGGCCGCGAGCGGTCGCTGACGGACGTAATGATCGGCGAGCTGGAGGCCGACTTGCTGGTCGCGACGGCGACGCGGGACCGTGTCGTCAACGCGCTCGACCAGGACCGCTCAGACCTGCAGGCGTCGCTCCGCCAGACGATCCTCTGCAAGCAGATCGTGACCGACAAGGCGATGGCCATCGTCAACCGGGCGGTCGAGCTGTGCGGCGGACGCGCCTACTTCCGCACGTCGTCGCTGGAGCGGCTGTCGCGCGACGTGATGGCGGCGCGGTTCCACCCGCCGGCCGCGCCGGTCTCGTACCAGATGGTCGGGCAGCGGACGCGCCAGGGCTGGTCGACCTCGGCCTGA
- a CDS encoding J domain-containing protein, which translates to MVRGTSGEPGGDPRAEMMAAQIDHYSVLGVDRAATPEEIRAAYRRAARESHPDLHPDDLGALDRFKAVQRAYDVLGDPARRTAHDAQLAAQAPPVPDVHSAAAPADPPVSLARELGYTVRAIRASRFARRFGRFLRRLERL; encoded by the coding sequence GTGGTGAGGGGAACCAGCGGGGAGCCAGGAGGCGACCCGCGCGCGGAGATGATGGCAGCGCAGATCGATCACTACAGCGTGCTGGGCGTGGATCGGGCGGCGACGCCAGAAGAGATCCGCGCCGCCTATCGCCGCGCTGCCCGTGAGAGCCACCCGGACTTGCATCCAGACGATCTGGGAGCGCTCGACCGTTTCAAGGCGGTCCAGCGCGCGTACGACGTGCTCGGAGATCCCGCGCGGCGGACGGCCCACGATGCTCAGCTTGCCGCGCAGGCGCCTCCGGTGCCGGATGTGCACTCGGCCGCCGCGCCGGCTGACCCGCCGGTGTCGCTGGCGCGCGAGCTGGGCTACACGGTACGGGCCATCCGCGCGTCACGCTTTGCCCGACGCTTCGGCCGGTTCCTGCGCCGCCTCGAACGGCTGTAA